The following is a genomic window from Spirosoma foliorum.
AAATACGTTGAACTCATGCGAGGAACGATTACCCTGCAAAGCGAACTCAATAAAGGCACAACTGTAACGATCACCTTCCCCTATGAAAACCATCCTCTTGATTGAAGACAACGAAGCAATTCGCGAAACAACCGCCGAAATTCTGGAGCTAGCCAGTTATAAACTACTTACGGCCGAAAACGGAAAGGAGGGCGTTAAAAAGGCGCTGGAAACAAAACCTGACCTAGTCATTTGTGACATTATGATGCCGGTTTTGGACGGCTATGGGGTATTGCAGATCTTCACTAAAAACCCGCAATTGGCCGGGGTACCGTTTATATTTTTAACTGCCAAAACGGAACGGGTCGATTTCCGCAAAGGAATGGAACTCGGTGCTGACGATTATCTAACCAAACCGTTTGAGGAATCGGAATTACTCAGCGCCATTGAAAGCCGATTAAATCGATTCGCTACGTTGCGCCCTTCTTACGATCTGCAACAAAACGGGTTAAATCAGTTCCTTGACGACGCACAGGCCATTGGCGGTTTAAACAGTTTGTCGGCAGATCGGAAAGCTCATTCCGTACGCAAAAAACAATATGTGTATTCAGAGGGAGATGAACCGACTCGGCTGTATTTCCTTAAGTCCGGCAAGGTCAAGACGGTCCGGAATACAACGGATGGGAAAGAACTCATCACGGGTATCTACAACACAGGGGAATTCTTTGGCTATTTTGCGCTCTTTGAAGACGGAGACTATACGGACTCTGCCATTACCCTGGAGGATTCGGAATTGGTATACATTCCCAAAGAGGATTTCCTCCAACTCGTGTCGGTCAATCCGGAGGTGAGTCAGCAATTTATTAAGTTGTTGGCGGGCCGCGTTGGTGAACGTGAACATCAACTCCTCGGTATGGCCTATAATTCGCTCCGACGTCGAGTCGCCGATACGCTGCTTCGGTTGAACGAGCAACAGCCCGACACCATCATCCAACTTTCGCGCGATGATCTGGCCGCCCTGACGGGAACGGCTACCGAATCGCTCATACGCACGCTGAGTGAGTTTAAACAGGATGGTTTGATTGAGATATTTCCGCCAATGGGTGCGATTCGACTACTAAAACCAGAAAAACTACGCCGGGCTAACTGGTAATGAGCGGGAAACGATACCTTTCCCAAATTTGTGAAGAGTAGCCTGCCGAGGATCATCGTTCTGACTGACAATCAGCATTCCTTTCGGCTAAATATCGCCCTATTTTTAGCGTAGCGGTTTTGATTAGCCAGCCCGCTCCTTAAGGTATGCTAAGCGAACTTTCTCCGGATGTAGTCGAATCAATGCTGACCAATCAGTACTTTGGTCGCATTGGCTGTGCTGCCAATGACCGTGTTCTCATTGAACCCGTCGCGTATTATTACGACGGGCATTTTATTTATGGACTTACCCGACAGGGCACCAAAACGCAACTTCTGCACGAGAATCCACATGTCGCCTTCGAGATTGACGAAGTTGTTACCCCCACCCTTTGGCGAAGTGTGGTTATAGAAGGGATTTTTGAAGAGCTAAAGGATGAAGACCGGGATGATGCCCTTTTTCTGCTTCGCCAGCGTAAAATTCCCGTCTTTGCCGACGAACGATTTGGCTATCCCGGCGTAGATTCTCCAACTGGTAATAAAGTTGTGTATCCCGTTGTCTATCGAATTCGAATTGGCCGCAAAACCGGACGTTGTTACGAGTACTCTCCCGATCAAAATTGATTGGGAGACGGTGAGTGGATTGTAAATTATGCTGACAAATCATAGGATGACCTGACCGATATCATAGGGTTTTGCTCGCTGGAAACCCAGTTTTGTTGCGGTCAAATTTAGATTCGTCTAGTTATGAAAATCGCTTTTTTCAGTGCGCTCCCTGTTGAAGAGCCCTGGTACGAGTTAGCTTCCAATCACTGTATCACGTACATCCCTCAGCCATTAACCCTGGAAACGGCAGCATTAGCCATTGGTCATCGGGCCGTTTGTGCCTCTGTTAAAGATGACCTCAGCCGACCAGTTCTGAAAATCCTGAAAAAGCTCCATGTATCGGTTATTGGCATGCGCTGTGTCGGGCAGGATACTGTTGATTCGCAGGCAATGGCTGAATTTGGTATTACGCTTTTACGCTTGCCCGGCCATTCGCCGTACGCAGTTGCTGAACAGGCCGTAGCCTTATTGCTTGGACTAATCCGCCACTTACCCGAAGCAAATTCCCGCGTTCGTACAGGTAATTTTTCTCTTGATGGCCTGATCGGTACTGA
Proteins encoded in this region:
- a CDS encoding response regulator is translated as MKTILLIEDNEAIRETTAEILELASYKLLTAENGKEGVKKALETKPDLVICDIMMPVLDGYGVLQIFTKNPQLAGVPFIFLTAKTERVDFRKGMELGADDYLTKPFEESELLSAIESRLNRFATLRPSYDLQQNGLNQFLDDAQAIGGLNSLSADRKAHSVRKKQYVYSEGDEPTRLYFLKSGKVKTVRNTTDGKELITGIYNTGEFFGYFALFEDGDYTDSAITLEDSELVYIPKEDFLQLVSVNPEVSQQFIKLLAGRVGEREHQLLGMAYNSLRRRVADTLLRLNEQQPDTIIQLSRDDLAALTGTATESLIRTLSEFKQDGLIEIFPPMGAIRLLKPEKLRRANW
- a CDS encoding pyridoxamine 5'-phosphate oxidase family protein — its product is MLSELSPDVVESMLTNQYFGRIGCAANDRVLIEPVAYYYDGHFIYGLTRQGTKTQLLHENPHVAFEIDEVVTPTLWRSVVIEGIFEELKDEDRDDALFLLRQRKIPVFADERFGYPGVDSPTGNKVVYPVVYRIRIGRKTGRCYEYSPDQN